One segment of Bradyrhizobium sp. WD16 DNA contains the following:
- a CDS encoding ABC transporter substrate-binding protein, with the protein MVKKPDRIRSLLNRRQVLTAGAGLMALPLAGSPALAQIRRGGTLTVITQGEPRTLVPLLDTNTFTRNISTKVVEGLLTYDAQFTPRPLLAIAWNVSADGLEYAFTLRPGVKWHDDADFTSTDVQFSLRALQKVGPRGRISFANIERVETPDKLTAVVKLSKPIPYFLKALSSAESPIIPHHAYQSANLENLDASPNNNAPIGTGPFIFEDWKRGSHVSLRRNPQYWRPDRPYLDRVVVKFIADPAAASAALETREADVSDSVSLSDLQRLEQGGKFLISSQRDAYLNNAEVLEFNLDNQYLAQRAVRHAIAHAIDRDFIRQWIYYGYASPIRTPIPDVLPAYSDPTTFDYPFNLDEANRLLDEAGLKRGSGGVRFGLKLTFIPGAAFKSTASYLRSALGSAGIRVDVVEGDLGTFIKRVYYDRDFDLNVNGLGLLFDPTVGVQRIYWSDGIKHPLPYVNAAHYNNPEVDQLFRLAGTERDESRRAEQFRAIQRIVSDELPALPLVALNTRTVSNRRVHDLYNSVDLTAGDFSDAWLDR; encoded by the coding sequence ATGGTCAAGAAGCCCGATCGCATTCGCAGTCTCCTCAACCGGCGACAGGTCCTGACGGCTGGCGCCGGGTTGATGGCATTGCCGCTCGCCGGCTCTCCTGCCCTTGCCCAGATACGCCGCGGCGGCACCTTGACCGTCATCACACAGGGAGAGCCGCGAACGCTCGTCCCGCTGCTCGACACGAACACGTTCACCCGCAACATCAGCACCAAGGTCGTGGAAGGCCTGCTGACCTACGATGCCCAATTCACGCCGCGTCCGCTGCTGGCGATCGCCTGGAATGTCAGCGCGGACGGCCTCGAATATGCATTCACGCTGCGTCCGGGCGTCAAATGGCACGACGATGCCGACTTCACCTCCACCGACGTCCAATTTTCGCTTCGAGCCTTGCAGAAGGTCGGGCCGCGCGGCCGGATCAGCTTTGCCAATATCGAGCGGGTCGAAACACCCGACAAATTGACCGCCGTGGTGAAGCTGTCGAAGCCCATTCCCTATTTTCTCAAGGCGCTTTCCTCTGCGGAGTCCCCCATCATTCCGCATCATGCCTACCAATCCGCCAATCTCGAAAATCTCGATGCCAGCCCAAACAACAACGCGCCCATCGGAACTGGACCGTTCATTTTCGAGGACTGGAAACGCGGCAGCCATGTCAGCCTGCGCCGCAATCCCCAATACTGGCGTCCGGACCGCCCCTATCTGGATCGGGTGGTCGTTAAATTCATTGCCGATCCGGCGGCGGCGTCGGCAGCGCTCGAAACGCGAGAGGCGGACGTCAGCGACAGCGTCTCGCTGTCCGATCTCCAGCGGCTGGAGCAAGGCGGGAAATTCCTCATTTCATCGCAGCGGGATGCCTATCTCAACAATGCGGAGGTGCTGGAGTTCAATCTTGATAACCAGTATCTCGCCCAGCGCGCCGTCCGACACGCGATCGCGCACGCAATCGACCGCGATTTCATTCGCCAGTGGATCTACTATGGCTACGCCAGCCCCATACGCACTCCGATTCCGGACGTGCTGCCGGCGTACTCCGACCCGACGACCTTCGACTATCCTTTCAACCTTGACGAAGCCAACCGCCTTCTCGACGAAGCGGGCCTGAAGCGTGGCAGCGGCGGCGTCCGTTTTGGCTTAAAGCTGACGTTCATTCCAGGAGCCGCTTTCAAGTCGACGGCCAGCTACCTGCGCTCCGCCCTTGGTTCCGCCGGCATCCGCGTCGATGTTGTCGAGGGCGACCTCGGCACCTTCATCAAGCGAGTCTACTACGACCGGGATTTCGACCTCAACGTCAATGGGCTCGGCCTTCTGTTCGATCCGACCGTGGGCGTCCAGCGAATCTACTGGTCTGACGGGATCAAGCACCCGCTGCCTTATGTCAACGCGGCACACTACAACAATCCTGAGGTGGACCAGCTATTCCGCCTGGCTGGCACCGAGCGCGACGAGAGCCGCCGCGCCGAGCAATTCCGCGCGATCCAGAGGATCGTCAGCGACGAGCTGCCCGCCCTGCCGTTGGTGGCGCTGAATACAAGGACCGTGAGCAATCGTCGCGTGCACGATCTCTACAACAGCGTTGACTTGACCGCGGGAGACTTTTCCGATGCCTGGCTTGATCGGTAA
- the trpS gene encoding tryptophan--tRNA ligase, whose amino-acid sequence MPVRPTVLTGDRPTGPLHLGHYVGSLRNRVALQRDHRQFILVADAQALTDNAHDPAKVSRNVLEVAADYLAVGIDPAASTICVQSALPALAELTLLYLNFVSVARLERNPTIKDEIKARQFGRDIPAGFLCYPVAQAADITAFKATIVPVGDDQLPLIEQTNEIVRRINRQARRDILPDARGLLSRISRLPGIDGRAKMSKSQGNAITLSASDADIIAAVQAMYTDPDHLRVADPGRVEGNVVFTYLDAFDDDSATVADLKARYRRGGLGDVELKRRLARVLCDVIGPIRQRRADIARDPDTIRDILHAGTMAARGVTATTLAEVRQALGLFELTKPDKCPAPE is encoded by the coding sequence ATGCCTGTTCGTCCAACCGTTCTCACTGGCGATCGCCCCACCGGGCCGCTTCACCTCGGCCATTATGTCGGCTCGCTGCGTAATCGCGTCGCGCTGCAGCGCGATCACCGTCAATTCATTCTGGTGGCCGACGCCCAGGCGCTGACCGACAACGCCCATGATCCGGCCAAGGTCTCGCGCAACGTCCTCGAAGTCGCTGCGGATTATCTCGCTGTGGGCATCGATCCGGCGGCGAGCACGATCTGCGTCCAATCCGCGCTGCCGGCGCTCGCCGAACTGACGCTGCTCTATCTGAACTTCGTCAGCGTCGCCCGCCTCGAACGCAATCCGACGATCAAGGACGAGATCAAGGCGCGGCAGTTCGGCAGGGACATCCCGGCGGGATTCCTGTGCTATCCCGTGGCCCAGGCGGCGGACATCACCGCTTTCAAGGCCACCATCGTCCCGGTCGGCGACGATCAGCTGCCGCTCATCGAGCAGACCAACGAGATCGTCCGGCGCATCAATCGCCAGGCGAGGCGCGACATCCTGCCGGACGCACGCGGGCTGTTGTCCAGGATCAGCCGCCTGCCCGGCATCGACGGCCGCGCCAAGATGAGCAAATCGCAAGGCAACGCCATCACGCTGTCGGCGTCGGACGCCGACATCATCGCCGCGGTTCAGGCCATGTACACCGATCCGGATCATCTGCGCGTCGCCGATCCCGGTCGTGTCGAAGGCAACGTGGTCTTCACCTATCTCGACGCGTTCGATGACGACAGCGCCACCGTGGCCGATCTGAAGGCGCGCTATCGTCGCGGCGGGCTCGGCGATGTCGAACTCAAGCGCCGGCTCGCGCGCGTCCTCTGCGACGTCATCGGACCGATCCGCCAGCGCCGGGCGGACATCGCCCGCGACCCCGATACGATTCGCGACATCCTGCATGCGGGGACGATGGCAGCCCGCGGGGTGACGGCCACGACGCTGGCGGAGGTGCGACAGGCGCTGGGCCTGTTCGAACTAACGAAGCCTGACAAGTGCCCGGCCCCCGAATGA
- a CDS encoding RidA family protein, whose product MSIIRNIRTPIMHRAVEANGLVFVGGTIADDTSASMAEQTRNILGKIAGYLKEAGTDASRVVSASIFVTDLSKKKEMDAAWTEFFGDNLPTRATVEVAGLGGGASIEVVVTALKG is encoded by the coding sequence ATGAGCATCATCCGTAACATCCGTACCCCGATCATGCACCGCGCCGTCGAAGCCAATGGTCTTGTGTTCGTCGGCGGCACGATCGCCGACGACACCAGCGCCTCCATGGCTGAGCAGACCCGCAACATCCTCGGCAAGATTGCCGGCTATCTGAAAGAGGCGGGAACGGATGCATCCCGCGTCGTCAGCGCCTCGATCTTCGTGACGGATCTGTCCAAGAAGAAGGAGATGGACGCGGCCTGGACCGAATTCTTCGGCGACAACCTGCCGACGCGAGCGACGGTCGAGGTGGCCGGTCTCGGTGGCGGCGCCTCGATTGAAGTCGTGGTCACCGCGCTTAAAGGCTGA
- a CDS encoding FAD-binding oxidoreductase → MTQRADAIVIGGGIHGCSTALHLALAGMKPVLIEKDYAGRHASGVNAGGVRQLARHVAEIPLSVRSMEIWERIEDLVDDDCSFESHGQVLVAETDAELEQCRARVAELNTLGFSHEELIDGAELRRLVPAVADTCPGGVVSRRDGAADPARTTTAFRRRAASLGATVREGVAASNIRQRDRLWQVDVGADSYAAPVLVNAAGAWAGRFATALGEPVPVETVAPMLMITSPVPRFIDPVVILGGRKLSFKQFANGTVLIGGGHLATPDQDRNETVLDFRSLAVSARTVLELFPVMRGATIVRAWAGIEARMQDNLPVFGPSVRHNGVYHQFGFSLHGFQLGPGAGAVMAELIVNGGTPTRIGDLSIGRFHPSTL, encoded by the coding sequence ATGACGCAACGCGCAGATGCGATCGTCATCGGCGGCGGCATCCATGGATGCTCGACGGCGCTTCACCTGGCGCTCGCCGGCATGAAGCCGGTGCTGATCGAGAAGGACTATGCCGGCCGGCACGCCTCGGGCGTCAACGCCGGCGGCGTCCGCCAGCTCGCAAGGCACGTCGCCGAGATTCCGCTCTCGGTCCGCTCCATGGAAATCTGGGAGCGGATCGAAGACCTCGTCGACGACGACTGCAGTTTCGAAAGCCACGGCCAGGTTCTGGTCGCCGAGACCGACGCCGAGCTCGAGCAATGTCGCGCCCGCGTCGCGGAGCTGAACACGCTCGGCTTCAGCCATGAGGAGTTGATTGACGGAGCCGAGCTGCGGCGGCTGGTGCCCGCCGTGGCGGACACCTGTCCCGGGGGCGTGGTGTCGCGGCGCGATGGCGCGGCCGATCCCGCCCGGACGACGACGGCATTCCGGCGTAGGGCGGCCTCGCTCGGCGCGACGGTTCGTGAGGGCGTGGCCGCAAGCAATATCCGGCAGCGCGACCGGCTTTGGCAGGTCGACGTCGGCGCGGACAGCTATGCCGCGCCGGTGCTCGTCAACGCCGCCGGCGCCTGGGCGGGCCGGTTCGCGACCGCGCTTGGCGAGCCGGTCCCGGTCGAGACCGTGGCGCCGATGCTGATGATTACGTCGCCCGTGCCGCGTTTCATCGATCCCGTCGTGATCCTGGGCGGCCGCAAGCTGTCGTTCAAGCAATTCGCCAACGGCACCGTGCTGATCGGCGGCGGTCATCTGGCCACGCCGGACCAGGACCGCAACGAGACCGTGCTGGATTTCCGCAGCCTGGCGGTGAGTGCGCGCACGGTGCTGGAGCTGTTTCCGGTGATGCGGGGGGCCACGATCGTCCGCGCCTGGGCCGGCATCGAGGCCCGGATGCAGGACAATCTGCCGGTGTTCGGGCCGAGCGTCCGCCACAACGGCGTTTATCACCAGTTCGGGTTTTCGCTGCACGGCTTCCAGCTCGGTCCCGGCGCCGGTGCCGTGATGGCGGAGCTGATCGTCAATGGCGGCACCCCAACACGGATCGGCGATCTCAGCATCGGCCGTTTTCATCCTTCCACGCTCTAA
- a CDS encoding NAD(P)/FAD-dependent oxidoreductase: MTTPKRDSYDVVVIGAGPAGLAAAATAAEAGLSVLLLDENMGPGGQVWRAIASTPVTERDRLGAEYWAGAELVRAVRGSGAEIIQRATVWSLDRNLEIGVSVGGASTFVKARRVILATGALERPFPIPGWTLPGVMTAGAAQTMLKSSALVPDGRTVIAGQGPLLWLLAAQILRLGGRIDRILDTTGRRNYLAALPHAFAFLTSPYFAKGLAMMREVRAKVPVVSAVTELAAAGDGQLATVSYVAGGRRETVSADLLLLHQGVVPNVNLAMAAGITHRWDERQLCWSPELDQNGNSSIDGIAIAGDGAGIGGAGAAEFRGRIAARAAVEALAPAAAVKLTAMATLRTSLVQAERGRAFLDTLFRPAPQFRIPSGDTIVCRCEEVTAKDVLDAVAIGATGPNQLKAYRRTGMGPCQGRLCGLTVTELMAQARGKSPQEIGYYRLRAPVKPITLAELAALPKTEADVKAVARG, translated from the coding sequence ATGACCACCCCCAAGCGCGACAGCTACGACGTCGTGGTGATCGGCGCCGGGCCCGCGGGGCTCGCCGCCGCGGCGACAGCGGCCGAGGCCGGCTTGTCGGTCCTGCTGCTCGACGAGAATATGGGTCCCGGCGGCCAGGTCTGGCGCGCGATTGCGTCGACGCCGGTGACCGAACGCGATCGCCTCGGCGCCGAATACTGGGCGGGCGCCGAGCTCGTTCGAGCGGTGCGCGGAAGCGGCGCCGAGATCATCCAGCGCGCGACGGTCTGGAGTCTCGATCGCAATCTTGAGATCGGCGTCTCGGTCGGTGGCGCCTCGACCTTCGTCAAGGCGCGGCGCGTCATCCTGGCGACCGGCGCGCTGGAGCGGCCGTTTCCGATTCCCGGCTGGACGCTGCCCGGCGTGATGACCGCGGGGGCGGCGCAGACGATGCTGAAGTCCTCGGCGCTGGTGCCGGACGGGCGCACGGTGATCGCGGGGCAGGGGCCGTTGCTCTGGTTGCTCGCGGCGCAGATTCTGCGCCTCGGCGGCCGCATCGACCGGATCCTCGACACGACCGGGCGTCGCAACTACCTCGCCGCGCTGCCGCACGCCTTCGCCTTCCTGACCTCGCCCTATTTCGCCAAGGGGCTTGCCATGATGCGGGAAGTGCGGGCGAAGGTGCCGGTCGTGTCCGCCGTCACGGAGCTCGCGGCCGCCGGCGACGGCCAGCTCGCAACCGTGAGCTATGTGGCCGGAGGCCGGCGCGAGACGGTTTCTGCCGATCTGCTGCTGCTGCATCAGGGCGTGGTGCCCAACGTCAATCTGGCGATGGCGGCCGGCATCACCCATCGCTGGGACGAGCGGCAATTGTGCTGGTCGCCGGAGCTCGATCAGAACGGCAATTCATCCATCGACGGCATCGCAATCGCCGGCGACGGCGCCGGGATCGGAGGCGCTGGAGCCGCCGAGTTTCGTGGACGTATCGCCGCGCGCGCGGCGGTGGAAGCGCTGGCGCCCGCGGCGGCCGTGAAGCTCACGGCCATGGCGACGTTGCGCACAAGCCTGGTTCAGGCCGAGCGCGGGCGCGCCTTTCTCGATACGCTATTCCGTCCGGCGCCGCAGTTTCGCATTCCCTCGGGCGATACCATCGTCTGCCGCTGTGAGGAGGTGACCGCGAAGGATGTCCTCGATGCCGTCGCCATCGGCGCAACCGGGCCCAATCAGCTCAAGGCCTATCGCCGCACCGGCATGGGTCCATGTCAGGGGCGACTGTGCGGTCTGACCGTCACCGAACTGATGGCGCAAGCGCGCGGCAAGAGCCCGCAGGAGATCGGCTATTACCGGCTGCGGGCGCCGGTCAAGCCGATCACGCTGGCTGAGCTCGCCGCCCTTCCGAAGACCGAGGCCGACGTCAAGGCGGTGGCGCGCGGATGA
- a CDS encoding (2Fe-2S)-binding protein: MFKRSDQDNRPSVQIFVDGEAVTARQGDTVSAALLASRRDVRRATAVSGAPRLPYCMMGVCFDCLVTIDGVGNRQGCLVPVAEGMQVEIQKGKREIGR, from the coding sequence ATGTTCAAACGATCGGATCAGGACAACAGGCCGTCGGTGCAGATCTTCGTGGATGGCGAAGCCGTCACGGCGCGTCAGGGCGACACCGTCTCTGCCGCGCTGCTGGCGTCGCGCCGCGACGTGCGCCGGGCAACCGCGGTGAGCGGCGCGCCGCGTCTGCCCTACTGCATGATGGGGGTGTGCTTCGATTGTCTCGTCACCATCGATGGCGTCGGCAACCGCCAGGGCTGTCTGGTGCCTGTAGCGGAGGGGATGCAGGTCGAGATCCAGAAGGGCAAGCGGGAGATCGGACGATGA
- a CDS encoding FAD-binding oxidoreductase has product MRRDYDVAVVGGGLLGSAIAWGLGRLGKKTVVLDEGDIAKRASRANFALVWVQSKGLGMPAYSHWTMRASATWGRLAAELKEQTGLDVCLQQNGGFHLTLGDDEFEQRARLVARMHDQVGTADYKMEMLPASRVKKMLPLIGPEVSGGSFCPLDGHVNSLRTFRAFHTGFTTFGIDYFPECPVSAISRDGGEFRLTTPNGEIRAGKVVLAAGNANPTLAPMVGLSAPMGPTRGQIVVTERTMPFLPHPLTTIRQTDEGTVMIGDSKEDEIDDRALKHAVSAVMADRAQRVFPHLARLNVVRSWAGIRVMPRDGFPIYDQSESHPGAFVACCHSGVTLASNHAFEVARMVAAGALEPELVGAFSARRFEGGGAATGSGYY; this is encoded by the coding sequence ATGCGCAGGGATTATGACGTCGCCGTCGTCGGCGGCGGGCTGCTCGGCTCCGCCATCGCCTGGGGGCTCGGCCGGCTCGGCAAAAAGACCGTCGTGCTCGACGAGGGCGACATCGCCAAGCGCGCCTCGCGCGCCAACTTCGCGCTGGTCTGGGTGCAGAGCAAGGGGTTGGGCATGCCGGCCTATTCGCACTGGACCATGCGGGCGTCGGCGACGTGGGGCCGGCTCGCCGCCGAATTGAAGGAGCAGACCGGTCTCGACGTCTGCCTCCAGCAGAATGGCGGCTTCCATCTGACTCTCGGCGATGACGAGTTCGAGCAGCGCGCCCGACTGGTCGCGCGGATGCACGACCAGGTCGGCACCGCTGACTACAAGATGGAGATGTTGCCGGCATCCAGGGTGAAGAAGATGCTGCCGCTGATCGGCCCGGAGGTTTCCGGCGGCAGCTTCTGTCCGCTCGACGGCCACGTCAATTCGCTGCGGACCTTCCGTGCCTTCCATACCGGCTTCACGACGTTCGGCATCGACTATTTCCCGGAATGCCCGGTGTCGGCGATCAGCCGGGACGGCGGCGAATTCCGTTTGACGACGCCGAACGGCGAGATCCGCGCTGGCAAGGTCGTGCTCGCCGCCGGGAACGCCAATCCGACGCTTGCGCCGATGGTTGGTCTGTCGGCGCCGATGGGCCCGACCCGCGGTCAGATCGTGGTGACCGAGCGCACGATGCCGTTCCTGCCGCACCCCCTGACCACGATCCGCCAGACCGACGAGGGCACGGTGATGATCGGCGACAGTAAGGAAGACGAGATCGACGATCGGGCGTTGAAACATGCGGTCAGCGCGGTGATGGCGGATCGCGCGCAACGGGTGTTTCCGCATCTGGCGCGGCTGAATGTCGTCAGGAGCTGGGCCGGCATCCGCGTCATGCCGCGGGACGGCTTCCCGATCTATGACCAGTCGGAAAGTCATCCCGGGGCATTCGTGGCCTGCTGCCATTCCGGCGTGACGCTTGCCTCCAACCACGCCTTCGAGGTTGCGCGCATGGTCGCCGCGGGCGCGCTCGAGCCTGAACTGGTCGGCGCCTTCTCGGCCCGCCGTTTCGAGGGCGGCGGCGCAGCGACCGGCAGCGGCTACTACTGA
- a CDS encoding ABC transporter permease codes for MRRNGPLALIFHAIFVVVMLAPIVVVCLVAFTPEGYLSLPTNGFSLRWFRAIANYPEFIHAFWVSLGLGALSSFVALLFAVPAALAIARCAFRGRDALAALFLSPLMIPHVVLGIAFLRFFTSIGMSGSFPALLIAHVIVVFPFALRLTLAAATGIDRSVEMAAVSLGAGGWTLFRRVTLPLILPGVISGWALAFIQSFDDLTMTVFLAAPGTETLPVRMFLYIQNNIDPLVTSVSACVIAITMTALVLLDRFYGLDRVLAGKSDTGR; via the coding sequence ATGAGGCGGAACGGCCCGCTCGCGCTGATCTTCCATGCAATCTTCGTCGTCGTCATGCTGGCGCCGATCGTGGTGGTCTGCCTCGTCGCCTTCACGCCCGAGGGCTACCTGTCGCTGCCGACCAACGGCTTCTCGCTGCGCTGGTTCAGGGCGATCGCGAACTATCCCGAATTCATCCACGCGTTCTGGGTCAGTCTCGGCCTCGGCGCGCTGTCCTCTTTCGTGGCGCTGCTCTTCGCGGTGCCGGCGGCGCTGGCGATCGCCCGCTGCGCGTTTCGCGGCCGCGACGCGCTCGCGGCGCTGTTCCTGTCGCCCCTGATGATTCCGCATGTCGTGCTCGGCATCGCCTTCCTCCGCTTCTTCACGTCGATCGGAATGAGCGGCAGCTTTCCGGCGCTGCTGATCGCCCATGTGATCGTCGTGTTTCCGTTCGCGCTGCGGCTGACGTTGGCGGCGGCCACCGGCATCGACCGTTCGGTCGAAATGGCCGCGGTCTCGCTCGGCGCCGGCGGCTGGACCCTGTTCCGCCGGGTGACGCTGCCGCTGATCCTGCCGGGCGTCATCAGCGGCTGGGCGCTCGCCTTCATCCAGTCCTTCGACGATCTGACCATGACCGTCTTCCTGGCGGCGCCGGGCACCGAGACGCTGCCGGTCCGCATGTTCCTCTACATCCAGAACAACATCGATCCGCTGGTGACGTCGGTCTCGGCCTGTGTGATCGCGATCACCATGACCGCCCTCGTTCTGCTCGACCGCTTCTACGGGCTCGACCGCGTGCTCGCCGGCAAGAGTGATACGGGGCGATAG